A genomic stretch from Desulfolutivibrio sulfodismutans DSM 3696 includes:
- a CDS encoding molybdopterin-binding protein, giving the protein MREVAVEDAVGLVLCHDITRIVPGEFKGPAFKKGHVVTQNDIHELLRVGKEHLYVLDPMPGYLHEDEAARRIATAVAGDNLTLTPACEGRVNLSANVQGLLVVDPDILFQVNALGEIALASLHTLQEVQAGQLVAGTRVIPLVIDEEKIRRVEEVCADKTVVTVRPFKSCRVGVVTTGSEVYHGRIKDAFGPVLRKKFTRLGSHVIAQRITSDDEAMTAAAIRDLIDDGADLIAVTGGMSVDPDDRTPAAIRAAGGRQVVYGAPTFPGAMFLLAHIGDVPVVGLPGCVMYHRASIFDLIVPRILAGIKVAASDVAALGHGGFCAACAECRYPHCAFGKG; this is encoded by the coding sequence ATGCGTGAGGTCGCCGTCGAAGATGCCGTGGGACTTGTCCTGTGCCACGACATCACCCGCATCGTGCCCGGCGAATTCAAAGGCCCGGCCTTCAAAAAAGGCCATGTGGTCACCCAAAACGACATCCATGAACTGCTGCGCGTGGGCAAGGAGCATCTGTATGTGCTCGATCCCATGCCCGGCTACCTGCACGAGGACGAGGCCGCCCGGCGCATCGCCACGGCCGTGGCCGGAGACAACCTGACGCTCACCCCGGCCTGCGAAGGCCGGGTGAATCTCTCCGCAAACGTCCAGGGACTTCTGGTCGTGGACCCGGACATCCTTTTTCAGGTCAACGCCCTGGGGGAGATCGCCCTGGCCAGCCTGCATACCCTTCAGGAGGTCCAGGCCGGCCAACTGGTGGCCGGAACCCGGGTCATCCCCCTTGTGATCGACGAGGAAAAGATTCGCCGCGTGGAGGAGGTCTGTGCGGACAAGACCGTGGTGACGGTGCGGCCCTTCAAATCCTGTCGGGTGGGCGTGGTCACCACCGGCAGCGAGGTCTACCACGGCCGCATCAAAGACGCCTTCGGACCGGTTTTGCGGAAAAAGTTCACCCGTCTGGGAAGCCATGTCATCGCCCAGCGCATCACCTCCGACGACGAGGCCATGACCGCCGCCGCCATCCGCGACCTGATCGACGACGGGGCAGACCTCATCGCGGTCACCGGAGGCATGTCCGTGGACCCCGACGACCGCACCCCTGCCGCCATCCGGGCCGCCGGGGGCAGGCAGGTGGTCTACGGCGCGCCCACCTTCCCCGGGGCCATGTTCCTTCTGGCCCATATCGGCGACGTGCCCGTCGTCGGCCTGCCGGGCTGCGTCATGTACCACCGGGCCAGCATCTTCGACCTGATCGTTCCCCGCATCCTGGCGGGCATCAAGGTCGCGGCCTCCGATGTGGCGGCCCTGGGACACGGCGGCTTCTGCGCCGCCTGCGCCGAATGCCGCTATCCCCACTGCGCCTTCGGGAAGGGATGA
- a CDS encoding molybdopterin-dependent aldehyde oxidoreductase yields the protein MIQKMLIVNGVQKTLVVDADATLADVLREQLLLTGVKIGCGQGQCGACSVILDGKVVRSCITKIKRVADGANVTTIEGVGTPEAPHALQLAWMVHGAAQCGFCSPGFIVSAKGLLDENKSPSREEVRDWFQKHKNACRCTGYKPLVDAVMDAAKVLRGEMTAAELAFKLPEGARAFGSKLPRPSALAKVTGTCDYGADLGLKMPEGTLHMALVQSPVSHANIVSIDTSEALAMPGVHAVLTHADVKGKNRITGLITFPTNKGDGWDRPILCDTKVFQYGDAVAIVCAESEKLARAAAEKVKVAYEELPAYMSAPAAMAEDALEIHPGTPNVYYIQKIAKGPETAPIFEKADVVAEDDFYVGRQPHMPIEPDVGFAYVNDEGKLVIHSKSIGLHLHLYMIAPGLGVEPDNLVLVQNPTGGTFGYKFSPTMEALVGVAALATGKPVHLRYNYQQQMAYTGKRSPFFMNVRFAADKSGKLLAMESDWTVDHGPYSEFGDLLTLRGAQFIGAGYAIPAIRGEGRTVCTNHAWGSAFRGYGSPQSEFASEVLMDELAEKLGMDPLELRYKNAYRKGDTTPTGQDPEVYSLPEMLDTMRPKYQAALAKAKANSTAEVKRGVGLSLGVYGAGLDGPDSSEAWIELNADGGVTVYSCWEDHGQGADSGAQCTAHEGLLPLGVPPEKIRLVMNDTSKAPNSGPAGGSRSQVMTGNAIRVGCELLLKAMQKPGGGYRTYDEMVAEKLPLRYSGKWTAPATNCDENGQGNPFCCYMYGLFLAEVAVEIATGKTTVEKMTLVADLGALANKLVVDGQMYGGLAQGIGLALTEDYEDIKKHSTLAGAGFPFIKQIPDDMELIYVESKRPDGPFGASGSGELPLTCPHAAISNAIKNACGVRITKLPALPEKVLAGLTALG from the coding sequence ATGATTCAAAAAATGCTCATCGTGAACGGCGTGCAGAAAACCCTGGTGGTCGATGCCGACGCCACCCTGGCCGACGTGCTGCGCGAGCAGCTTTTGCTCACCGGCGTCAAGATCGGCTGCGGCCAGGGCCAGTGCGGCGCATGCAGCGTCATCCTGGACGGCAAGGTGGTGCGCTCCTGCATCACCAAGATCAAACGCGTGGCCGACGGAGCGAACGTCACCACCATCGAAGGCGTGGGCACCCCCGAGGCTCCGCACGCCCTGCAACTGGCCTGGATGGTACATGGCGCGGCCCAGTGCGGCTTCTGCTCCCCCGGCTTCATCGTCTCGGCCAAGGGCCTGCTTGACGAGAACAAAAGCCCCTCCCGCGAGGAGGTCCGCGACTGGTTCCAGAAGCACAAAAACGCCTGTCGCTGCACCGGCTACAAGCCCCTGGTGGACGCGGTCATGGACGCGGCCAAGGTGCTGCGCGGCGAGATGACCGCCGCCGAACTGGCCTTTAAGCTGCCCGAGGGCGCCCGGGCCTTCGGCTCCAAGCTGCCCCGGCCCTCGGCCCTGGCCAAGGTCACCGGAACCTGCGACTACGGCGCGGACCTGGGTCTGAAAATGCCCGAGGGAACCCTGCACATGGCCCTGGTCCAGTCCCCGGTGTCCCACGCCAACATCGTTTCCATCGACACCTCCGAGGCCCTGGCCATGCCCGGAGTGCACGCCGTTTTGACCCACGCAGACGTCAAGGGCAAAAACCGCATCACCGGCCTTATCACCTTCCCCACCAACAAGGGCGACGGCTGGGACCGCCCCATCCTGTGCGACACCAAGGTCTTCCAGTACGGCGACGCCGTGGCCATCGTGTGCGCCGAATCGGAAAAACTGGCCCGGGCCGCCGCCGAGAAGGTGAAGGTGGCCTACGAGGAACTGCCCGCCTACATGAGCGCGCCCGCGGCCATGGCCGAGGACGCCCTTGAGATCCATCCCGGCACCCCCAACGTCTACTACATCCAAAAAATCGCCAAGGGCCCGGAGACCGCGCCCATCTTCGAAAAGGCCGATGTGGTGGCCGAGGACGACTTCTACGTCGGCCGTCAGCCGCACATGCCCATCGAGCCGGACGTCGGATTCGCCTATGTGAATGATGAGGGCAAGCTGGTCATCCACTCCAAATCCATCGGCCTGCATCTGCATCTGTACATGATCGCCCCGGGCCTGGGCGTGGAGCCGGACAACCTGGTCCTGGTGCAAAACCCCACCGGCGGCACCTTCGGCTACAAGTTCAGCCCGACCATGGAGGCCCTTGTGGGCGTGGCGGCCCTGGCCACGGGCAAACCCGTGCACCTGCGCTACAACTACCAGCAGCAGATGGCCTACACCGGAAAGCGGTCGCCGTTTTTCATGAACGTGCGCTTCGCCGCCGACAAATCCGGCAAGCTTTTGGCCATGGAAAGCGACTGGACCGTGGATCACGGCCCCTATTCCGAGTTCGGCGACCTTCTGACCCTGCGCGGGGCCCAGTTCATCGGCGCGGGCTACGCCATCCCGGCCATCCGGGGCGAAGGCCGCACCGTCTGCACCAACCACGCCTGGGGTTCGGCCTTCCGGGGCTACGGTTCGCCGCAAAGCGAGTTCGCCTCGGAAGTGCTCATGGACGAACTGGCCGAGAAGCTCGGCATGGACCCCCTGGAACTGCGGTACAAAAACGCCTACCGCAAGGGCGACACCACCCCCACCGGCCAGGATCCCGAGGTCTACAGCCTGCCTGAGATGCTCGACACCATGCGGCCCAAGTATCAGGCCGCCCTGGCCAAGGCCAAGGCCAATTCCACGGCCGAGGTCAAACGCGGCGTAGGCCTGTCTTTGGGCGTCTACGGCGCGGGCCTGGACGGCCCGGACTCCTCCGAGGCCTGGATCGAGCTCAACGCCGACGGCGGCGTGACGGTCTATTCCTGCTGGGAGGACCACGGCCAGGGCGCGGATTCCGGGGCCCAGTGCACGGCCCACGAAGGCCTTTTGCCGCTTGGCGTCCCGCCCGAGAAGATCCGCCTGGTCATGAACGACACCAGCAAGGCCCCCAATAGCGGCCCGGCCGGGGGCAGCCGCTCCCAGGTCATGACCGGCAACGCCATCCGCGTGGGCTGCGAACTGCTCCTCAAGGCCATGCAGAAGCCCGGCGGCGGCTACCGCACCTATGACGAGATGGTGGCCGAGAAGCTGCCGCTTCGTTATAGCGGCAAGTGGACGGCCCCGGCCACGAACTGCGACGAAAACGGCCAGGGCAATCCCTTCTGCTGCTACATGTACGGCCTGTTTTTGGCCGAAGTGGCCGTGGAGATCGCCACGGGCAAGACCACGGTGGAAAAGATGACCCTGGTGGCCGATCTCGGCGCCCTGGCCAACAAGCTCGTGGTGGACGGCCAGATGTACGGCGGCCTGGCCCAGGGCATCGGTCTGGCCCTGACCGAAGACTACGAGGACATTAAAAAGCACTCCACCCTGGCGGGCGCGGGATTCCCGTTTATCAAGCAGATTCCCGACGACATGGAATTGATCTATGTGGAGTCCAAGCGTCCTGACGGTCCTTTCGGGGCTTCGGGATCGGGCGAACTGCCCCTGACCTGCCCCCATGCGGCCATCTCCAACGCCATCAAAAACGCCTGCGGCGTGCGCATCACCAAGCTGCCCGCGCTGCCGGAAAAGGTGCTGGCGGGCCTTACGGCCCTGGGCTAA
- a CDS encoding pyridine nucleotide-disulfide oxidoreductase/dicluster-binding protein: MDQNELRGWEARCIQEEPPGCRAACPLHVDVRAFMEAMAAGKTAAARKILERTMPLPGVLARLCDHPCEAACLRRDLGGALAIGDLERFCVENAPAGGKPLVLPAKGKRAAVLGAGLAALTVSSELTRKGYAVTVFFPESAPGGWLGHVPAHLLPPDVLAAEAAMLARMGVSFAPGTVLSKDFLGTTRVNYDAAFVEYGAGSDGTGPGLCPADRTDVDPVTLAADDPSVCFGGWPLPDGTRSPMACAADGRRAAATLDRFMSNVSATASREREGASGTRLFTQTAGVAAVPRLLPADAAAGFSAAEAMAEAARCLRCECLECVKVCAYLERYKGYPKTYARRFYNNAAIVQGHHQANRMINSCSLCGLCAEVCPEGFAMAELSLLARRDMVARGKMPPSAFEFALMDMAQSDSAACALAKPGPGAATCGHVFFPGCQLAGASPGLTHAAYDFLRGALQGGVGVMLGCCGVPGRWAGREDLFAASMARFRADWERLGRPRVVAACATCLKTFTEAAPDIPAVSLWQVLAEETGLPPGAATAPEAQTLAVHDPCSSRHDPKTRAAVRELLSRLGVKALEPPLTGQYTECCGYGGLMWNADPDMARTVAARRAGAAPQDYAVSCAMCRDMLWRAGNRAVHLLDLIFPGERPGGPTVEQPAGLSARRRNRAGLKRDILRAVYGEEETGMEETGGVTVTMAPEVLARLEERRILDTDVRAVVARAEATGERFLDKATGRFLASARLCNVTFWVLYDKNDGGCTVHDAYCHRMEVPGASMAAGGGPDGGPNAGPHAGTDAAGPRKERP, translated from the coding sequence ATGGATCAAAACGAACTGCGTGGCTGGGAAGCCCGGTGCATCCAGGAAGAGCCGCCCGGCTGCCGGGCGGCGTGTCCGCTGCATGTGGACGTGCGGGCCTTCATGGAGGCCATGGCTGCAGGCAAAACCGCCGCCGCCCGGAAAATTCTGGAACGGACCATGCCCCTGCCCGGGGTTTTGGCCCGGCTCTGCGACCATCCCTGCGAGGCGGCCTGCCTGCGCCGCGATCTGGGCGGGGCCCTGGCCATCGGCGACCTGGAGCGGTTTTGCGTCGAAAACGCCCCGGCCGGAGGCAAACCCCTGGTGCTCCCGGCCAAAGGAAAGCGCGCTGCGGTCCTTGGCGCGGGACTGGCCGCCCTGACCGTGTCCAGCGAGCTCACGCGCAAGGGCTACGCCGTCACGGTCTTTTTCCCTGAATCCGCCCCGGGGGGGTGGCTGGGCCATGTCCCGGCGCACCTTCTGCCCCCGGACGTCCTGGCCGCCGAGGCGGCCATGCTGGCGCGCATGGGAGTGTCGTTTGCGCCGGGCACGGTCCTGTCGAAAGATTTCCTGGGAACGACCCGGGTGAACTACGACGCCGCGTTCGTGGAATACGGGGCCGGTTCCGACGGGACCGGGCCGGGGCTGTGTCCGGCGGATCGCACGGACGTGGACCCGGTGACGCTTGCGGCGGACGATCCTTCGGTATGCTTCGGCGGCTGGCCGCTGCCGGACGGGACACGCTCGCCCATGGCCTGCGCCGCCGACGGCCGCCGGGCCGCCGCCACCCTGGACCGCTTCATGAGCAACGTCTCGGCCACGGCCTCCCGGGAACGGGAGGGGGCCTCGGGCACCCGGCTCTTCACCCAGACCGCAGGCGTCGCCGCCGTCCCCCGGCTGCTCCCGGCCGATGCCGCCGCCGGGTTTTCCGCCGCCGAGGCCATGGCCGAGGCCGCCCGATGCCTGCGCTGCGAGTGTCTGGAATGCGTCAAGGTCTGCGCCTACCTGGAACGCTACAAGGGCTACCCCAAGACCTACGCCCGGCGTTTCTACAACAACGCGGCCATCGTCCAGGGCCATCATCAGGCCAACCGAATGATCAATTCCTGCAGCCTGTGCGGGCTGTGCGCCGAGGTCTGTCCCGAAGGCTTCGCTATGGCGGAGTTAAGCCTCCTGGCCCGGCGGGACATGGTGGCCAGGGGCAAGATGCCGCCCTCGGCCTTTGAATTCGCGCTCATGGACATGGCCCAAAGCGATTCCGCGGCCTGCGCCCTGGCCAAGCCCGGGCCCGGAGCCGCGACCTGCGGCCATGTCTTTTTCCCGGGCTGCCAGTTGGCCGGGGCTTCGCCGGGACTGACGCATGCGGCCTACGACTTTTTGCGCGGGGCGTTGCAAGGCGGCGTGGGCGTCATGCTCGGCTGTTGCGGCGTGCCCGGCCGGTGGGCCGGGCGCGAGGATCTGTTCGCCGCCTCCATGGCCCGCTTCCGCGCCGACTGGGAACGCCTGGGGCGGCCCCGGGTGGTCGCGGCCTGCGCCACCTGCCTGAAGACCTTCACCGAGGCCGCGCCGGACATCCCGGCCGTGTCCCTGTGGCAGGTGCTGGCCGAAGAGACCGGACTGCCGCCTGGCGCGGCAACGGCCCCTGAAGCGCAGACCCTGGCCGTCCACGACCCCTGTTCCTCCCGGCATGATCCGAAGACCCGGGCCGCCGTGCGCGAGCTTTTGTCCAGGCTCGGGGTCAAGGCCCTGGAGCCGCCCCTGACCGGACAATACACCGAGTGTTGCGGCTATGGGGGGCTTATGTGGAACGCCGATCCGGACATGGCCCGGACGGTAGCCGCACGCCGGGCCGGAGCCGCCCCCCAGGACTACGCCGTGTCCTGCGCCATGTGCCGGGACATGCTGTGGCGGGCGGGCAACCGGGCCGTACATCTGCTGGACCTGATCTTTCCCGGCGAGAGACCCGGCGGTCCCACGGTGGAGCAACCTGCCGGACTGTCGGCCAGACGCCGCAACCGGGCGGGGCTTAAACGCGACATCCTGCGCGCCGTTTATGGCGAGGAGGAGACGGGCATGGAAGAGACTGGCGGCGTCACCGTGACCATGGCCCCGGAGGTGCTGGCAAGGCTTGAGGAGCGGCGCATCCTGGACACGGACGTCCGGGCCGTGGTGGCCCGGGCCGAGGCCACGGGGGAGCGTTTCCTGGACAAGGCCACGGGGCGATTCTTAGCCTCGGCCCGGCTTTGCAACGTGACCTTCTGGGTGCTCTACGACAAAAACGACGGGGGCTGTACGGTGCATGACGCCTATTGCCACCGCATGGAGGTGCCCGGCGCCAGTATGGCGGCGGGCGGCGGGCCGGACGGCGGACCAAACGCCGGGCCACATGCCGGAACTGACGCGGCAGGCCCGCGAAAGGAGCGGCCATGA
- a CDS encoding DVU_1557 family redox protein produces the protein MSMEPAYAPDAGDWTCGRCGGPLLQSKVEVSYLGSVFAVILPTCPACGLTLVPKSLAEGKMAEVEALLEDK, from the coding sequence ATGAGCATGGAACCGGCCTATGCGCCCGACGCCGGAGACTGGACCTGCGGCCGGTGCGGCGGCCCCCTTCTCCAGTCCAAGGTGGAGGTGTCCTACCTCGGCAGCGTGTTTGCGGTGATCCTGCCCACCTGTCCGGCCTGCGGCCTGACGCTTGTGCCCAAGTCCCTGGCCGAGGGCAAGATGGCCGAGGTGGAGGCCCTTTTGGAGGACAAGTGA
- the trsM gene encoding DVU_1556 family methyltransferase, which produces MTSPCATLAPVAPTAAPLSGPLYRRADFRAVAGDALRPGGLGLTARGLDAAGFAPGDMVADVGCGPGASVEFLRQRGLRALGVEADPGFAAEAAGRVPGRVIVARAGALPLPDGVLDGALCECALSAFADSRAALAELTRVLAQGGRLVVADLYRRDGADGDGRADGACTAGAMTREAFLAELSRAGLAPILFEDHSRLLAELAGRLLFAGCDAADLAPALSGGAGGCACGVGPRRPRPGYFLCVAVKEVS; this is translated from the coding sequence GTGACCTCGCCCTGTGCGACCCTTGCGCCTGTCGCGCCGACGGCCGCGCCGCTGTCCGGCCCCCTGTACCGGCGGGCGGATTTCCGGGCCGTGGCGGGCGACGCCCTGCGACCCGGGGGGCTTGGGCTCACGGCCCGGGGTCTGGACGCGGCCGGTTTCGCCCCCGGGGACATGGTGGCGGACGTGGGGTGCGGCCCCGGGGCCAGTGTGGAATTTTTGCGGCAGCGGGGACTTCGGGCCCTGGGCGTCGAGGCCGACCCCGGGTTCGCCGCCGAGGCCGCAGGCCGGGTTCCCGGGCGGGTGATCGTGGCCCGGGCCGGGGCCCTGCCCCTGCCGGACGGCGTGTTGGACGGCGCGCTGTGCGAATGCGCCCTGTCCGCCTTTGCCGATTCCCGGGCGGCCCTGGCTGAACTGACCCGCGTCCTGGCCCAGGGCGGACGCTTGGTGGTCGCCGACCTGTACCGCCGGGACGGTGCGGACGGCGATGGCCGGGCGGACGGCGCCTGCACGGCCGGGGCCATGACCCGTGAGGCGTTTTTGGCCGAATTGTCCCGGGCGGGACTTGCGCCCATCCTGTTCGAGGATCATTCCCGGCTTCTGGCCGAACTGGCCGGGCGGCTGCTTTTTGCCGGATGCGACGCGGCGGATCTGGCCCCGGCCCTGTCCGGCGGGGCTGGCGGATGCGCCTGCGGCGTCGGACCACGGCGACCCAGGCCGGGGTATTTCCTGTGTGTGGCCGTCAAGGAGGTTTCATGA
- a CDS encoding DVU_1555 family C-GCAxxG-C-C protein: MTSSLDIAPLVGRGYCCSQAMALLALEAMGRENPELVRAMFGLCRGLAQTGGTCGILTGGCCVLGLYVAKGADEEEAHPMANPVVAEFADWFREKTAVYGGDTCPAILGEHDPHGPSPAHCGTLLAESWDHILEILTAYGIDPTLPRGEG; encoded by the coding sequence ATGACGTCGTCGCTTGACATCGCGCCCCTGGTGGGACGCGGCTATTGTTGCAGCCAGGCCATGGCCCTGCTGGCCCTTGAGGCCATGGGCCGGGAGAATCCGGAACTGGTCCGGGCCATGTTCGGCCTGTGCCGGGGGTTGGCCCAGACCGGCGGAACCTGCGGCATCCTGACCGGAGGGTGTTGCGTGCTGGGGCTCTACGTGGCCAAGGGCGCGGATGAGGAAGAGGCCCACCCCATGGCCAACCCCGTGGTGGCCGAATTCGCGGACTGGTTCCGGGAAAAGACCGCCGTCTACGGCGGCGACACCTGTCCGGCCATCCTGGGCGAACACGACCCGCATGGCCCAAGCCCGGCCCATTGCGGAACGCTTTTGGCCGAGTCCTGGGACCATATCCTGGAGATCCTGACCGCCTACGGCATCGATCCGACCCTGCCGCGCGGGGAAGGATGA
- the trsS gene encoding radical SAM (seleno)protein TrsS, with amino-acid sequence MIPATRPVDREPDTASVCPVCLRRLDAWRVVRGDTVFLVKRCPEHGDFTAPVWRGQPDFSAWKRPKRPSAPRRAFTAVDRGCPFDCGLCPEHGQHTCTALIEVTARCDLGCPVCFASSGPGNATADPPLSRIAFLLDRVGQASGRCNLQISGGEPALRSDLPAIGEMAKARGFPFVQLNTNGLRLAADADFARSLAGGGFDSVFLQFDAVTDEAYRALRGRPLFDLKKRAVAAAVRAGLGVVLVPTVIPGINDGELGDIVRLALSFGPGVRGVHIQPAAAFGRHPWPGRDDRRLTLPEVMAALVRQSQGLLRLEDFHPPGCEHSLCSFSAVYQRTPSGGLTPAPKAGGCCDAAPAADPILAEEGARRAKAFTAKHWAAPGPDAAPAAPVDDFDRFLAKAATGGRFTLSGMAFMDAWTLDLERVRGCCIHEVSPEGLLIPFCLYNLSASDGRTLYRPQPGGHGRAGA; translated from the coding sequence ATGATTCCCGCCACGCGGCCTGTGGACCGGGAACCGGACACGGCCAGCGTGTGCCCGGTATGCCTGCGGCGGCTCGACGCCTGGCGCGTCGTCCGGGGCGACACCGTGTTTCTGGTCAAACGCTGCCCGGAGCACGGGGACTTTACGGCCCCGGTGTGGCGCGGCCAGCCGGATTTTTCCGCCTGGAAACGTCCCAAGCGGCCAAGCGCCCCGCGCCGGGCCTTTACCGCCGTGGACCGGGGCTGCCCCTTCGACTGCGGCCTGTGCCCGGAGCACGGCCAGCATACCTGCACGGCGCTCATCGAGGTCACCGCCCGCTGCGACCTGGGCTGCCCGGTGTGCTTCGCCTCGTCCGGCCCCGGAAACGCCACCGCAGACCCGCCGCTTTCCCGCATCGCCTTTCTGCTTGACCGGGTGGGCCAGGCCTCGGGGCGCTGCAATCTCCAGATCTCCGGCGGCGAACCGGCCCTGCGAAGCGACCTGCCCGCCATCGGGGAGATGGCCAAGGCCCGGGGCTTTCCCTTCGTGCAGCTCAACACCAACGGCCTGCGTCTGGCCGCCGATGCGGATTTCGCCCGGTCTCTGGCCGGGGGCGGTTTCGATTCGGTCTTTTTGCAGTTCGACGCGGTCACGGACGAGGCCTACCGGGCCTTGCGCGGCAGGCCGCTTTTCGACCTGAAAAAACGGGCCGTCGCGGCCGCCGTCCGGGCCGGTCTGGGCGTGGTGCTGGTGCCCACGGTCATCCCCGGGATCAACGACGGGGAACTGGGGGACATCGTGCGCCTGGCCCTGTCCTTCGGACCCGGCGTGCGCGGGGTGCACATCCAGCCCGCCGCCGCCTTTGGCCGCCATCCCTGGCCGGGGCGCGACGACCGCCGCCTGACCCTGCCCGAGGTCATGGCCGCCCTCGTCCGCCAGTCCCAGGGCCTTTTGCGCCTGGAAGACTTCCATCCCCCGGGCTGCGAACACTCCCTGTGCTCGTTTTCCGCCGTGTACCAGCGTACGCCTTCCGGCGGACTGACCCCGGCCCCAAAGGCTGGCGGCTGCTGCGACGCCGCCCCTGCCGCCGATCCCATCCTGGCCGAAGAGGGGGCGCGCCGGGCCAAGGCCTTCACTGCGAAACACTGGGCCGCGCCCGGGCCGGATGCTGCACCGGCCGCCCCTGTCGACGACTTCGACCGCTTCCTGGCCAAGGCGGCCACGGGCGGACGCTTCACCCTGTCGGGCATGGCCTTTATGGACGCCTGGACACTGGACCTGGAACGGGTCCGGGGCTGCTGCATCCACGAGGTCTCCCCCGAGGGCCTGCTTATCCCCTTTTGCCTCTACAACCTTTCGGCCTCGGACGGCCGGACCCTCTATCGGCCGCAACCCGGCGGACACGGACGGGCCGGGGCATGA